In one Rhodococcus sp. B50 genomic region, the following are encoded:
- a CDS encoding response regulator transcription factor: MRILVVDDDRAVRESLRRSLSFNGYTVDLATDGQDALEQVTASRPDAMVLDVMMPRVDGLEVCRRLRSTGDDLPILVLTARDSVSERVAGLDAGADDYLPKPFALEELLARLRALLRRATPDPDSSADEVLRFADLSLDPATREVTRGDRQISLTRTEFSLMEMLMANPRRVLTRSRILEEVWGYDFPTSGNALEVYVGYLRRKTEAGGEPRLIHTVRGVGYVLRETPP; the protein is encoded by the coding sequence ATGCGCATTCTGGTGGTCGACGACGACCGTGCGGTGCGGGAATCGCTGCGCCGGTCACTGAGCTTCAACGGATACACGGTCGACCTCGCCACGGACGGACAGGATGCCCTCGAGCAGGTCACCGCGTCGCGTCCGGATGCGATGGTGCTCGACGTGATGATGCCGCGCGTCGACGGCCTCGAGGTGTGCCGCCGATTGCGCAGCACCGGTGACGACCTGCCGATCCTCGTGCTCACCGCGCGCGATTCCGTCTCCGAGCGGGTCGCGGGTCTCGACGCGGGCGCCGACGACTACCTGCCGAAACCGTTCGCGCTCGAGGAGCTGCTCGCGCGGCTGCGGGCGCTGCTGCGTCGCGCCACCCCCGACCCCGACAGCTCCGCGGACGAAGTGCTGCGCTTCGCGGACCTCAGCCTCGATCCGGCGACCCGCGAGGTCACCCGCGGCGACCGGCAGATCAGCCTCACCCGCACCGAGTTCTCTCTGATGGAGATGCTCATGGCGAACCCGAGGCGGGTGCTCACCCGCAGCCGCATCCTCGAGGAGGTGTGGGGATACGACTTCCCGACCTCCGGCAACGCCCTCGAGGTCTACGTGGGGTATCTGCGACGCAAGACCGAGGCCGGTGGGGAACCGCGCCTGATCCACACAGTGCGCGGCGTCGGGTACGTGCTGCGCGAGACCCCGCCGTGA
- a CDS encoding type B 50S ribosomal protein L31, whose amino-acid sequence MKQGLHPDYHPVVFQDANTGATFLTRSTATSERTTVWSDGRTYPLIAVDVTSDSHPFWTGAARLLDTAGRVEKFERKYGRRRP is encoded by the coding sequence ATGAAACAAGGCCTGCATCCCGACTATCACCCCGTCGTCTTCCAGGACGCCAATACCGGCGCGACCTTCCTGACCCGGTCCACCGCGACCTCCGAACGCACGACGGTGTGGTCGGACGGCCGCACCTACCCGCTGATCGCCGTCGACGTGACCAGCGACTCGCATCCGTTCTGGACGGGTGCCGCACGCCTGCTGGACACCGCCGGTCGCGTCGAGAAGTTCGAACGCAAGTACGGCCGGCGCCGGCCCTGA
- the rpmF gene encoding 50S ribosomal protein L32, whose translation MAVPKRRKSRSNTRHRRSQWTASVPDLVPVTVDGTTVKVPRRLVRAVLSGDVDPRDH comes from the coding sequence ATGGCAGTCCCGAAGCGCAGGAAGTCCCGCTCCAACACCCGTCATCGCCGCTCGCAGTGGACGGCGAGCGTCCCCGATCTCGTGCCGGTCACCGTCGACGGAACGACCGTGAAGGTTCCCCGCAGGCTCGTCCGGGCCGTCCTCAGCGGTGACGTCGATCCCAGGGACCACTGA